The Agrococcus sp. ProA11 genomic sequence GACCGCTCGGGCATCGCCCACCGCCTCATCGAGGTCGAGTCGCCCACCCGCCGCACCACGGCGATCGTCACGCCAGCCGGCACCACCAACCTCAACGAGCGCGGCGCCGCCATCTCGCTCGACGACTGGGATCGGCTGCTCGAGATCGTGCGCGCTGAGGTGGCCAGCGCGCGCGTCCTGATCTCCTCCGGCTCCCTCCCGCCCAAGACCCCGCCCGGCTTCTGCGCGAGCGTCGTCGGGCTGGCCGTCCAGGCCGGCAAGCCCTCGATCATCGACGTCGGCGGCGAGCAGCTGCGGCACGCCGTGGCCGCAGGCGCCACGGCGGTGAAGCCGAATCGGCACGAGCTGCTGGATGCGATGGGCGGCACCGATCCGCTCGACGCCGCGCGCAGGCTCGCCGCCGAGGGCACCGGCACCGTCTTCGCCTCGCTCGACATCGAGGGGATGCTCGCGGTGCTGCCCGATGGCCGTGCCTGGCACGCGCAACTCGACCGGGTGCTGGAGGGCAACCCGACCGGCGCGGGCGATGCGGCCGTCGCCGCGATCGCCCAGGCGGTGGCGGAAGGAACGACGATCGAGGAGCAGCTGGCGCGCGCGGCAGCCTGGTCGAGCGCAGCAGTGCTGTCACCGCAGGCGGGCTCGATCGCCGACGCGGCAGCGCTCTCGTCGCGCATCCGCATCACCACCATCGGCTGACCCGCAGCCGGGCCCGCCGCCATGTCGTGGCGCCGGAACCGCTGGTACGGTGTGCGCATGGAGAACCTGCGCGTCGAAGAGCTGTCTGCCGCGAACATCGTCGCGGCCAACGGGCTGACCCTGAAGCGCGGCCAGGAGGCATTCCTCGCGGCCAATACGCGCCTGGAGGAGTTCGTCAACACGCAGAGCGCCTGGCAGCGCGTCATCTTCGACGGCGATGAGCCGGTGGCCTTCGTGATGGCCAACTTCGACCCCGAGGTCGACCGCGAGGAGTACCGCTCGAGCATCCTCAAGATGTATGTCGCCGGCGACGCGCAGCGCCGCGGCGTCGGCTCGTTCATGGTCGACCAGGCCGCCGCAGAGGCGAAGCGCAAGGGCTTCGACAGCATCTACGCCGTCTGGGAGCGGGGCGACCTCGGCCCGGGTCGCTTCTTCCAGGCTGTCGGCTTCGAGGTCATCGGCGAGAACGAGTACGGCGAGGCCATCGGGCGCAAGACGCTCTGACACCCGCGATCTGAACCGGCTTCCCCGTGCTGCGGCGCAGCCATCGCGATGGTGCGATGCGACGTCTGATCGCGGCGCTCGCGGTCACTGCCGTGCTCGGTGTCGCCGGTTGCGCATCCGCCGCCCCTGAGCGCCGCGACACCGGCGTCGCCATGTTCCAGTGGACGTGGAACGCCATCGCCGCGGAGTGCGCGACGCTCGGCGAGGCGGGTGTCGCCTGGGTGCTGACCTCGCCGCCGCAGGAGCACGTCGACGGCTCGACCGCCCGGCTCGCGAGCACGGACGGCAGCGAGTGGTGGTGGTCCTATCAGCCGGTCTCCTACATGGTCGACTCGCGCCTCGGCACGCGCGACGAGTTCGCCGACATGACGCGCGCATGCAGCAGCGCCGGGGTCGACGTGTATGCGGATGCGGTGATCAACCACATGGCGGGCGTCGATGCCGGCACCGGTTGGTCGGGCTCGCAGTTCGGCCACTACGCCTATCCTGGCCTCTACAGCCAGGACGACTTCCACCGCTGCGACCGCACGCCCGACGATGACATCGACGGCTACACCGATCCCTTCGTCATCCAGCACTGCGAGCTGGTGAACCTCGCGGATCTCGCGACCGAGACCGAGCACGTGCGAGCGAACATCGGCGCCTATCTGCAGTCGCTGCTCGACCTCGGTGTCACCGGGTTCCGCATCGACGCCGCGAAGCACATCGATCCGGATGACCTGGCCGCGATCGTCGCACGGCTGCCGGCGGGCACGCCCGTAATCAGCGAGGTCATCCGCGGTGCCGGCGAGCCCGTCAGCCCCGAGCAGTACACCTCGTTCTCCACCGTGTGGGAGTTCGGCTGGGCCGAGCGGGTCGGCGAGTTCGTGCACAGCGGTTCGGCGCGAGCGCTGGCCGATCTCAGCCCGACCTCCTACGGGCTGCTCGAGGAGCAGGCGCGCACCTTCATCGCCAACCACGACACCGAGCGCAACGACACCACGCTCTCCTACCAAGACGGCGCGGAGTTCGCTGCGGCGACGGCCATCATGCTCGCCTCCGACTACGGCCCGCCCACGCTCTACTCCGGCTACGCGTTCAGCGACCGCGACGCCGGGGCTGCGGTGGAGGCCGCGGAACGCACGACGGCGGACGACGGGGCGGTGACCGAGGTGGATCTGTCGGTGGCGGATGCCGCCTGCACCGGCGATGAGCGCCCCGGAGCCGTCGACGCGTGGGAGGACGGCGCCTGGGTCTGCCAGCACCGCTGGCCGGGCACGCTCGAACTGGTCTCGTGGCGCTCCCGGATCGTGGACGAGCCGGTGACCGAGACGGTCTCGATCGATCACGTCTACACGTCGCTCCGGGGTGAGGCTGCGGCGTTCGCGGTGCTGCTCGACGACGAGCCGACCGCCGTCGAGGTGCCGGTCGGCCTGCCCGACGGCAGCTACTGCGACGTCGTCGTGCCGGAGTGCGCATCCGTCGTCGAGGTCAGCGATGGCGTAGCGGCGCTCGAGCTCGGCCCGTGGCAGGCGGTCGCGCTCGACCGCTTCACCCGCCCGTAGCCGGCGCGCCCTCTCGCCAGCCTCGTCGGTCGAGGAGCGTGCGGCGCAGCCGCGCGCGTCACGAGACCAACCCACACGCTCGCAATCCGGTCTCGTGACGGCCGCGGCCCTGCAGGCCGCAGCCTCCTCGACCTACGAGGCGCTCCGGCCGCCGAGCGGTGCGTCTGCGCGCGAGCGGTGCCGGCACGCCGACCCCGGTCGGGCGCAGCAGCACCAGTCGGAGTCGACCCAGCCCGCGAGTCGCCCTAAACCAGCGACTCCCGCCACGCGCGGTGCAGCGATGCGAACTTCCCGCCCTCGGCGATCAGCTCCTCCGGGCTGCCGTCCTCGATGATGCGCCCGTGCTCCATCACCAGCACCCGGTCGGCGATCGCGACGGTCGATAGCCGGTGCGCGATGATGATCGCCGTGCGGTCGGCCAGCAGCGTTGTCAAGCCGGTCTGCACGAGCCGCTCCGACGGGATGTCGAGCGAGGCGGTCGCCTCGTCCAGGATCAGCACGCGCGGGTCGGCGAGGAATGCCCGGGCGAACGAGAGCAGCTGTCGCTGGCCGGCGCTGACGCGTCCGCCGCGCTTGGCGACATCCGTGTCGTAGCCATCCGGCAGCGCCGTGATGAACTCGTGCGCGCCCACCGCGCGGGCCGCCTGCTCGATGTCCTCGGCGCTCGCCCCCGGGCGACCGAGCGCGATGTTGTCGGCGACCGTGCCGGAGAAGAGATAGGCCTCCTGCGTCACCATCACGACCGCGCGGCGCAGGTCGTCGTTCGCCAGCTCGCGCAGGTCGACGCCGTCGAGCCGCACCGATCCGCGGGTCGGGTCGTAGAAGCGCGAGACGAGCTTGGCCAGCGTCGACTTGCCGGCCCCCGTGGTGCCCACGAGCGCGATCGTCTGACCGGAGGGGATGTGCAGCTCGAAGTCGGGCAGCACGACCTTGCCGGTGCCGTCCGCGCCGGTCTCGTACGCGAACTCGACGCGATCGAAGTCGATCTGGCCGCGCGACGTCGGCAGCGCCTTCGGCTCACTCGGCTCCTGCACGGTCGGCTCCTCCTCCAGCACGCCCGAGATCTTCTCGAGTGCCGCCGAGGCGGCCTGGTAGCCGTTGAAGAACATGCCGATGCCCTGGATGGGCTGGAAGAAGTTGCGGGCGTACAGCGCGATGCCGAGCAGCGCACCGATCTCGAGCGAGCCCTCGACGACGCGCAGGCCGCCCACCAGGATGAGCGTCGCGAGCGTGACCGCGCCGATCGCCATGATGCCCGGCTCGTAGATGCCGAAGATGTTGATGGTGCGGAAGTTCGCGTCGCGGTAGTCGTCCACGCGCTGATCGAACTCGCGCTGGTTCTTGGGCTCCGTGCGGAACGCCTTCACCGCGCGGATGCCCGTCATCGTCTCCACGAAGTGCACGATCATGCGCGCGCTCGTGGTGCGGGTCTCGCGGAACAGCTTCGTCGAGCGCACCTGGAACCAGCGCGTGAGCAGGATCGCGGGGATGAGCGCGATGCCGACGATGAGGCCCGACAGCGGATCGAGGATCACCATGGCCACCGCGGTGAAGCCCATGAACAGCACGCCGCGCACCAGCTCGTTCAGCCCCTGGTCGAGCAGGTCGCGGATCGACTCGAGGTCGCTCGTCTGCCGCGCGATGATGCGACCGGAGGTGTAGCTCTCGTGGAACTCCAGGCTGAGGCGCTGCGAGTGCGAGAACAGTCGTCGGCGCAGGTCGAACAGCACCGTCTGGCTGATGCGGGCGACGCTCACCGTGTAGAGGAACATCAGCACGCCGGAGACGATCGCGGCGATGATGTAGATGACGGTGGCGCCCCACAGCGGCATCCAGTCGGCATCATCGACGATCGACGAGAGGCCGTGGTCGATGCCGAAGGCGATGATCATGGGCCCGGCGATGCCGGCGGCGACCGAGATCACCACGAGGATCATCGTCAGCACCACGCGACGGATGTGCGGCCGCAGCAGCGAGCCGAGCAGGCGCCGCGAGCGGGCGCGGATCAGCTTCGACTCCTCCTTGGTGTAGTCGGAGCGGTCTTCGCCCTGCACTCCCTGGACACTCATCGGGACACCTCCTCGGAGGACTGCGGATCGAGGTCGTCGAGCTGCTCGAGGTCGATCACCTGCATCGAGCCGGTGACGGCCTCGATGCTCTGGCGGTCGCGCTCGGTCTCCTCGAGGCTCGAGATCACGAAGCGGTAGTGGTCGTTGCGGGCGAGCAGCTCGGTGTGGGTGCCGACGTCGTCGATCTTCCCGTCGCGCATCAGCGCAACGCGGTCGGCGAGCTGCACGGTGCTGGGGCGATGCGCCACGATGAGCGCCGTCGTGGTCTCCAGCACGCTGCGGAGCGCCTCCTCGACGAGCGCCTCGGTCTCGACATCCAGTGCCGAGAGCGGATCGTCGAGCACCAGCACCGCGGGCGCCGCGGCGACCGCGCGGGCGAGCGCGAGCCGCTGCCGCTGGCCGCCCGA encodes the following:
- a CDS encoding hexose kinase; this translates as MAPTADDLSVASTADASTPDAAFLCVTTNPAIDITYTMDELRIGTSHRVETGLSRAGGKGVNVARVLHQHHEPAMVIAPIGGPVRVLFVHDLDRSGIAHRLIEVESPTRRTTAIVTPAGTTNLNERGAAISLDDWDRLLEIVRAEVASARVLISSGSLPPKTPPGFCASVVGLAVQAGKPSIIDVGGEQLRHAVAAGATAVKPNRHELLDAMGGTDPLDAARRLAAEGTGTVFASLDIEGMLAVLPDGRAWHAQLDRVLEGNPTGAGDAAVAAIAQAVAEGTTIEEQLARAAAWSSAAVLSPQAGSIADAAALSSRIRITTIG
- a CDS encoding GNAT family N-acetyltransferase, with the protein product MENLRVEELSAANIVAANGLTLKRGQEAFLAANTRLEEFVNTQSAWQRVIFDGDEPVAFVMANFDPEVDREEYRSSILKMYVAGDAQRRGVGSFMVDQAAAEAKRKGFDSIYAVWERGDLGPGRFFQAVGFEVIGENEYGEAIGRKTL
- a CDS encoding alpha-amylase family glycosyl hydrolase, whose product is MRRLIAALAVTAVLGVAGCASAAPERRDTGVAMFQWTWNAIAAECATLGEAGVAWVLTSPPQEHVDGSTARLASTDGSEWWWSYQPVSYMVDSRLGTRDEFADMTRACSSAGVDVYADAVINHMAGVDAGTGWSGSQFGHYAYPGLYSQDDFHRCDRTPDDDIDGYTDPFVIQHCELVNLADLATETEHVRANIGAYLQSLLDLGVTGFRIDAAKHIDPDDLAAIVARLPAGTPVISEVIRGAGEPVSPEQYTSFSTVWEFGWAERVGEFVHSGSARALADLSPTSYGLLEEQARTFIANHDTERNDTTLSYQDGAEFAAATAIMLASDYGPPTLYSGYAFSDRDAGAAVEAAERTTADDGAVTEVDLSVADAACTGDERPGAVDAWEDGAWVCQHRWPGTLELVSWRSRIVDEPVTETVSIDHVYTSLRGEAAAFAVLLDDEPTAVEVPVGLPDGSYCDVVVPECASVVEVSDGVAALELGPWQAVALDRFTRP
- a CDS encoding ABC transporter ATP-binding protein, which encodes MSVQGVQGEDRSDYTKEESKLIRARSRRLLGSLLRPHIRRVVLTMILVVISVAAGIAGPMIIAFGIDHGLSSIVDDADWMPLWGATVIYIIAAIVSGVLMFLYTVSVARISQTVLFDLRRRLFSHSQRLSLEFHESYTSGRIIARQTSDLESIRDLLDQGLNELVRGVLFMGFTAVAMVILDPLSGLIVGIALIPAILLTRWFQVRSTKLFRETRTTSARMIVHFVETMTGIRAVKAFRTEPKNQREFDQRVDDYRDANFRTINIFGIYEPGIMAIGAVTLATLILVGGLRVVEGSLEIGALLGIALYARNFFQPIQGIGMFFNGYQAASAALEKISGVLEEEPTVQEPSEPKALPTSRGQIDFDRVEFAYETGADGTGKVVLPDFELHIPSGQTIALVGTTGAGKSTLAKLVSRFYDPTRGSVRLDGVDLRELANDDLRRAVVMVTQEAYLFSGTVADNIALGRPGASAEDIEQAARAVGAHEFITALPDGYDTDVAKRGGRVSAGQRQLLSFARAFLADPRVLILDEATASLDIPSERLVQTGLTTLLADRTAIIIAHRLSTVAIADRVLVMEHGRIIEDGSPEELIAEGGKFASLHRAWRESLV